Proteins encoded by one window of Blautia argi:
- a CDS encoding aldose epimerase family protein, producing MGIQKQLFGKSLDNREVFLYEMTNKNRMSIAVTDFGATLVKVLVPDRQGVRRDVVLGYDDAEGYYNNPGHFGAVVGRNGNRIKDAKFTINGKEYQLAVNDNKNNLHSGPNWYRTRVWNVTEIKEEKNSITFGLLSPDGDQGFPGNYTCYVTYELTDENEIVLHYEGSADADTVVNMTNHSYFNLAGHAAGREAMLKHVVEIYAPEYTPVKDSEAIPTGELLSVVGTPMDFTSPKTIGQDVEADFEQLKLLGGYDHNYALCREKGELKKAAKVVCQESGIEMEVFTDLPGMQFYIGNFIEKESGKEGCVYEKRGGFCMETQYYPDACNQPSFQTSVLKAGDKYDTVTVYKFSTEK from the coding sequence ATGGGGATTCAGAAACAGTTATTCGGAAAAAGCCTGGACAACCGGGAGGTTTTTTTATATGAAATGACGAATAAAAATCGGATGAGTATTGCAGTCACAGATTTTGGGGCAACGCTGGTAAAGGTATTGGTACCGGACAGGCAGGGAGTGAGAAGAGATGTGGTACTGGGTTATGACGATGCAGAAGGCTATTACAATAATCCGGGACATTTTGGTGCTGTTGTGGGAAGAAACGGAAACCGTATTAAGGACGCCAAATTTACCATTAATGGAAAAGAATATCAGCTTGCAGTAAATGACAATAAGAATAATTTACATAGCGGCCCGAATTGGTATCGCACCCGTGTATGGAATGTTACAGAAATCAAGGAAGAGAAAAACAGTATAACTTTTGGTCTTTTAAGTCCGGACGGGGATCAGGGCTTTCCAGGCAATTATACCTGTTATGTCACTTATGAGCTGACAGATGAAAATGAAATTGTACTGCATTATGAGGGAAGTGCAGATGCAGATACAGTCGTCAACATGACAAACCATTCCTATTTCAATCTGGCAGGACATGCAGCAGGAAGAGAGGCCATGCTGAAGCATGTAGTAGAGATTTACGCACCGGAATACACACCGGTTAAAGACAGTGAAGCCATTCCCACAGGAGAACTTCTTTCTGTAGTGGGAACCCCTATGGATTTTACCAGCCCTAAGACCATCGGACAGGATGTGGAGGCTGACTTCGAGCAGTTGAAGCTTTTGGGAGGTTATGACCATAACTATGCGCTCTGCCGTGAAAAAGGCGAGCTGAAAAAAGCGGCAAAGGTTGTCTGCCAGGAATCCGGCATTGAGATGGAGGTCTTTACAGACCTTCCGGGCATGCAGTTTTATATCGGCAATTTTATTGAAAAAGAAAGCGGTAAGGAAGGCTGCGTCTATGAAAAACGCGGAGGCTTCTGTATGGAAACCCAGTACTATCCAGACGCCTGCAACCAGCCGTCTTTCCAGACTTCCGTATTAAAAGCAGGAGATAAGTATGACACGGTAACCGTATATAAATTTTCAACAGAAAAATAA
- a CDS encoding SpoIID/LytB domain-containing protein, with product MQAFSGTASLCMEKKIRAYIIIMNWKEKLKWKLLIIAAALAGILIVWCAGKAGERKADARKEVLKEYAKKENEWASAGVKFQPPRFENAEEKMDQTDITDKKNEEEPKKGEVSATKAVEAVSETQTDKNQESYGSGPVIQVLLMTDGYKSYYHEKVSLKVQGAYELQGAEKRQMADRETLNLQADSPELAKGSLSLMPLEADCRIQVLSLNRGQGNPLYRGSLTVYRDKEGLRLVNTLPLENYLCGVVPSEMPASYPEEALKAQAVCARTYASVQMQESKLADLGAQVDDSVGFQVYQNSPEAESSSRAVRDTAGKILLNNGAPICAYYFSTSHGKTSTDEVWEASAPSSYLQSVECSYDAEEPWYQWTVSVKRESILEHIQQTYPGVQTVEKLEIQEKGEGEAVQRLAVYTDKGVKVYSSEYDIRTLLAPVGETIVRQDGSEVKGSALLPSAYFDMKEERGTDNTLLGWRIEGGGYGHGVGMSQNGARGMAKSGKSWEEILTYFYKDIEIGNLAQVVKQGNS from the coding sequence TTGCAGGCTTTTTCCGGAACAGCTTCTTTGTGTATGGAAAAGAAAATCCGGGCATATATTATAATTATGAATTGGAAAGAAAAATTAAAATGGAAGCTCCTGATTATTGCAGCAGCTCTGGCAGGGATTTTGATTGTGTGGTGTGCAGGAAAGGCGGGAGAGAGAAAGGCAGATGCCAGAAAAGAAGTCCTGAAGGAGTATGCCAAAAAGGAGAATGAATGGGCAAGCGCAGGTGTGAAATTTCAGCCTCCAAGGTTTGAAAATGCAGAAGAAAAAATGGATCAAACGGATATTACAGATAAAAAAAACGAAGAAGAGCCAAAAAAAGGTGAGGTTTCTGCAACAAAAGCTGTGGAAGCAGTATCAGAAACGCAGACAGATAAGAACCAGGAATCCTACGGATCAGGACCTGTGATTCAGGTGTTGCTTATGACAGACGGATATAAAAGCTATTATCATGAAAAAGTTTCCTTGAAGGTGCAGGGAGCTTATGAGTTGCAGGGAGCAGAAAAGCGGCAAATGGCAGACCGGGAAACTTTGAATCTTCAGGCAGACAGCCCGGAGCTTGCAAAAGGCAGTCTAAGCCTGATGCCGTTAGAGGCGGACTGCCGGATTCAGGTGCTGTCCCTGAACAGGGGGCAGGGAAATCCTCTGTATCGCGGCAGTCTTACCGTATACAGGGACAAGGAGGGACTTCGTCTGGTAAATACCCTGCCCCTGGAGAATTATCTCTGCGGGGTAGTTCCAAGCGAAATGCCGGCGTCTTATCCGGAAGAGGCATTAAAAGCCCAGGCAGTCTGTGCCAGAACGTATGCCAGTGTGCAGATGCAGGAAAGCAAGCTGGCGGATTTAGGGGCACAGGTAGATGATAGTGTGGGATTTCAGGTATACCAGAACAGCCCGGAAGCAGAGAGCAGCAGTAGGGCAGTAAGAGATACGGCAGGAAAAATTTTATTGAATAACGGCGCTCCTATCTGTGCCTATTATTTTTCTACTTCTCATGGGAAAACCAGTACAGACGAGGTCTGGGAAGCATCAGCCCCTTCTTCTTATCTTCAAAGTGTGGAATGTAGTTATGATGCAGAAGAACCCTGGTATCAGTGGACAGTTTCTGTGAAAAGAGAATCCATTCTGGAACATATACAGCAGACCTATCCGGGGGTTCAGACAGTGGAAAAACTGGAAATACAGGAAAAGGGAGAAGGAGAAGCTGTACAGAGGCTGGCTGTGTATACAGATAAAGGGGTAAAAGTCTACAGCAGTGAATATGACATACGTACCCTTCTGGCTCCTGTGGGCGAAACGATTGTTCGCCAGGACGGCTCTGAAGTAAAAGGGAGCGCTCTTTTGCCTAGCGCCTATTTTGACATGAAGGAGGAACGCGGCACAGACAACACGCTTTTAGGCTGGCGAATAGAAGGGGGAGGCTATGGGCACGGAGTGGGCATGAGTCAGAACGGCGCCAGAGGCATGGCGAAATCTGGAAAAAGCTGGGAGGAAATTCTCACTTATTTTTATAAAGACATAGAGATAGGAAATCTGGCGCAGGTTGTCAAGCAGGGAAATTCATGA
- a CDS encoding YihY/virulence factor BrkB family protein — protein MKGFRKVVETIKGFINSMNKNHTTAYAAQAAYFLILSFIPFMLLLMTSVKYTPLTRDEVIQAVMQVCPENFDSFIRGIVNEVYEKSLGVVPVSAVIAMWSAGKGIQALTNGFNCIYQVEETRNYLMTRIRSVFYTLAFMLAIVLTLTLQVFGNSLQRELSRHLPFLDRLVSMIIGMRVVITLLTLCMVFLLLYKFIPNRKATFWSQFPGAVLSSLFWSGFSFCFSIYIDVYNGAANMYGSMTTIVLVLLWLYFCMMFVMMGAQVNHYFEEKFRWIHDTAKEAVRREYYQLTRPEVEEEDAEEEKEKRNS, from the coding sequence ATGAAGGGTTTCAGAAAAGTAGTGGAAACCATAAAAGGTTTCATAAACAGTATGAACAAAAATCATACCACAGCCTATGCCGCCCAGGCTGCTTATTTTCTTATACTTTCCTTTATTCCCTTTATGCTTCTTTTGATGACCTCTGTAAAATACACGCCTCTTACAAGAGATGAGGTGATTCAGGCTGTGATGCAGGTCTGCCCTGAAAACTTTGACAGCTTTATTCGGGGGATTGTCAATGAGGTATATGAAAAATCTCTGGGTGTTGTGCCGGTTTCTGCAGTGATTGCCATGTGGTCTGCCGGAAAAGGAATACAGGCATTAACTAATGGCTTTAACTGTATTTATCAGGTAGAGGAAACCCGTAATTATCTGATGACGAGAATCCGGTCGGTATTTTATACACTGGCGTTTATGCTTGCCATTGTACTGACACTGACTTTGCAGGTATTTGGAAACAGTCTGCAAAGGGAACTGAGCAGGCATTTGCCGTTTCTGGATAGGCTGGTATCCATGATTATCGGCATGCGTGTGGTGATTACCCTGCTTACTCTGTGTATGGTATTTTTACTTTTGTATAAATTTATTCCTAATAGAAAAGCCACCTTTTGGAGCCAGTTTCCAGGGGCAGTATTATCTTCTCTTTTCTGGTCCGGGTTTTCCTTTTGCTTTTCTATTTATATTGATGTTTACAACGGAGCAGCCAATATGTACGGGAGCATGACTACTATTGTTTTAGTGCTTTTGTGGCTTTATTTTTGTATGATGTTCGTTATGATGGGTGCACAGGTCAACCATTATTTTGAAGAAAAGTTCCGTTGGATTCATGATACAGCCAAAGAAGCTGTGAGAAGGGAATATTATCAGCTTACAAGACCGGAAGTTGAGGAGGAAGACGCAGAGGAGGAAAAAGAAAAAAGAAATTCTTGA
- the pheS gene encoding phenylalanine--tRNA ligase subunit alpha — MKEKLQRIQADARQRIQESDSLDKLNEVRVAFLGKKGELTAVLKGMKDVAAEDRPKVGQWVNEARAEIEQLLEDSKKKLEAAALEQKLKDEVIDVTLPAKKMEVGHRHPNTIALEEVERIFIGMGYEVVEGPEVEYDLYNFEKLNIPEGHPAKDEQDTFYINKNIVLRTQTSPVQARVMEEGKLPIRMIAPGRVFRSDEVDATHSPSFHQIEGLVIDKHITFADLKGTLEEFAKELFGPETKTKFRPHHFPFTEPSAEVDVSCFKCGGKGCRFCKGSGWIEILGCGMVHPHVLEMCGIDPEEYTGFAFGVGLERIALLKYEIDDMRLLYENDTRFLRQF; from the coding sequence ATGAAAGAAAAATTACAGCGTATTCAGGCTGATGCCCGCCAGCGTATTCAGGAATCTGACAGTCTTGACAAATTGAATGAAGTGCGCGTTGCATTTTTAGGAAAAAAAGGAGAGCTGACAGCCGTATTAAAAGGTATGAAAGATGTTGCTGCGGAAGACAGACCAAAGGTTGGACAGTGGGTAAATGAGGCAAGAGCAGAAATCGAGCAGCTTTTAGAAGACAGCAAAAAGAAACTGGAAGCAGCGGCCTTAGAACAGAAATTGAAAGATGAGGTCATTGACGTTACTCTTCCTGCAAAAAAAATGGAAGTTGGACACAGACACCCCAATACCATTGCCCTTGAAGAAGTGGAAAGAATTTTTATTGGCATGGGCTATGAAGTTGTGGAAGGACCGGAAGTGGAATATGATCTGTACAACTTTGAGAAGCTGAATATTCCGGAAGGACACCCGGCAAAGGACGAGCAGGATACCTTTTATATCAACAAGAACATTGTGCTTCGTACCCAGACTTCTCCGGTACAGGCTCGTGTGATGGAAGAAGGAAAACTGCCTATCCGTATGATTGCACCGGGAAGGGTATTCCGTTCTGACGAGGTAGATGCAACCCATTCTCCTTCTTTCCACCAGATTGAAGGACTTGTGATTGACAAACACATTACTTTTGCAGATTTAAAGGGAACTCTGGAAGAATTTGCCAAAGAACTGTTCGGACCGGAAACAAAGACCAAATTCCGTCCTCATCATTTCCCGTTTACAGAGCCAAGTGCAGAAGTCGATGTTTCCTGTTTTAAATGTGGCGGAAAGGGCTGTCGTTTCTGTAAAGGTTCCGGCTGGATTGAAATTCTGGGCTGTGGTATGGTACACCCTCATGTACTGGAAATGTGCGGCATTGACCCGGAAGAATACACAGGTTTTGCCTTTGGTGTGGGACTGGAGCGTATCGCACTGTTGAAATATGAAATTGACGATATGCGTCTGCTGTATGAAAATGACACAAGATTCTTACGTCAGTTCTAG
- the pheT gene encoding phenylalanine--tRNA ligase subunit beta, translating to MNTSLSWIKKYVPDLDVTAQEYTDAMTLSGTKVEGFEELDADLEKIVIGQIGKIERHPDADKLIICQVNIGTETIQIVTGAPNVKEGDKVPVVLDGGRVAGGHDGKKTPGGIKIKTGKLRGIESCGMMCSIEELGSTTEFYPEAPENGIYIFPEDAEVGSSAIHALGLDDVVFEYEITSNRVDCYSVIGIAREAAATFGKKFCPPVVEVKGNSEDAHDYIKVRVEDTDLCSRYCARVVKNVKIGPSPKWLQRCLAVNGIRPINNFVDITNYVMEEFGQPMHAYDMATIEGQEIVVRRAEKDEKFVTLDGQERTLDDSVLMICDGKKPVGIAGIMGGENSMITENASTVLLEAACFDGVNIRLSSKKVGLRTDASGKFEKGLDPNNAQAAIDRACQLIEELGCGEVVGGMVDVYSKKKEPVRVAFEPEKINDLLGTDLTKEQMLDYLAKVELAYDEATNEIVAPTFRHDIFRMADIAEEVARFYGYDNIPTTLPKGEATTGKLPFKLRIEQVARDMAEFNGFSQGYCYSFESPKVFDKLLIPENDGLRNAIVISNPLGEDFSIMRTISLNGMLTSLGTNYKRRNKDVRLYELGNIYLPKSLPLTELPEERMMFTLGMYGAGDFFSMKGVVEEFLDKIGMHKKEEYNPNAGKPFLHPGRQAEILYDGTVIGYMGEVHPTVAASYGIGEKAYVAVLDIPAILEYATFDRKYEGIAKFPAVSRDISMVVPKEILAGQIEQIIAQRGGKILESYQLFDIYEGSQIKSGYKSIAYSVTFRAKDRTLEDADVNAAMKKILNGLEGLGIELRK from the coding sequence ATGAATACATCTTTATCATGGATTAAAAAATATGTACCTGATTTGGACGTGACTGCTCAGGAATACACTGATGCAATGACTTTATCAGGAACAAAGGTGGAAGGCTTTGAAGAGCTGGACGCAGATTTGGAAAAAATTGTAATCGGACAGATTGGGAAAATCGAACGACACCCAGACGCAGATAAACTGATTATCTGTCAGGTAAATATCGGGACAGAAACCATTCAGATTGTTACCGGTGCGCCAAATGTAAAAGAAGGGGACAAGGTTCCGGTTGTGTTGGACGGCGGACGTGTAGCTGGCGGTCATGACGGCAAAAAAACACCTGGTGGTATTAAAATCAAAACAGGAAAATTAAGAGGCATAGAATCTTGTGGTATGATGTGCTCCATTGAAGAGTTGGGTTCCACCACAGAGTTTTATCCTGAAGCTCCGGAAAACGGAATCTATATTTTTCCGGAAGATGCAGAGGTGGGAAGCAGCGCCATTCATGCCCTTGGCTTAGATGACGTAGTTTTTGAATATGAAATCACTTCAAACCGTGTAGACTGCTACAGTGTCATTGGTATTGCAAGAGAGGCAGCAGCTACTTTCGGAAAGAAATTCTGTCCTCCTGTTGTAGAGGTAAAAGGAAACAGTGAAGATGCCCATGATTACATTAAAGTTCGCGTGGAGGATACAGACTTATGTTCCCGTTACTGCGCAAGAGTGGTGAAAAACGTAAAAATCGGACCTTCTCCGAAATGGCTGCAGAGATGTCTGGCTGTCAATGGAATCCGCCCGATTAATAATTTTGTGGATATTACCAATTACGTTATGGAAGAATTCGGACAGCCTATGCATGCCTATGATATGGCAACCATTGAAGGGCAGGAAATCGTAGTACGCCGTGCCGAAAAAGATGAGAAATTCGTGACCCTGGACGGCCAGGAAAGAACCTTAGATGATTCTGTTCTGATGATTTGCGACGGAAAGAAACCGGTAGGGATTGCGGGAATCATGGGTGGTGAAAATTCCATGATTACAGAAAATGCTTCTACCGTTCTTCTGGAAGCTGCCTGCTTTGATGGTGTAAACATTCGTCTTTCCAGCAAAAAGGTGGGACTTCGTACAGATGCTTCCGGCAAATTTGAAAAAGGTTTAGACCCCAACAATGCCCAGGCTGCCATTGACAGAGCCTGTCAGTTAATTGAAGAGCTTGGCTGCGGTGAAGTTGTAGGCGGTATGGTTGATGTCTATTCCAAGAAAAAAGAGCCTGTAAGAGTGGCTTTTGAACCTGAAAAAATCAATGACCTTCTGGGAACAGATTTGACAAAAGAGCAGATGTTAGACTATCTGGCAAAAGTGGAACTTGCTTATGATGAAGCGACTAATGAAATTGTTGCGCCAACCTTCCGTCATGATATTTTCCGCATGGCAGATATTGCAGAGGAAGTAGCTCGTTTCTACGGCTATGATAACATTCCTACCACCCTGCCAAAAGGAGAAGCAACCACAGGAAAACTTCCGTTTAAGCTGCGTATTGAGCAGGTAGCAAGAGATATGGCGGAATTTAACGGTTTTTCACAGGGATATTGCTATTCCTTTGAAAGTCCCAAGGTATTTGACAAACTGCTGATTCCGGAAAATGACGGTCTGAGAAACGCTATTGTAATTTCCAATCCTCTGGGTGAGGACTTCAGCATTATGAGAACCATTTCCTTAAACGGTATGCTGACTTCTCTGGGAACCAATTATAAGAGAAGAAATAAAGACGTGCGTTTGTATGAACTGGGGAATATTTATCTTCCAAAGAGCCTTCCTCTTACTGAGCTGCCGGAGGAACGCATGATGTTCACTCTGGGTATGTATGGCGCAGGCGATTTCTTCTCCATGAAAGGTGTGGTAGAAGAATTCCTGGATAAAATCGGTATGCACAAAAAAGAAGAATACAATCCAAACGCAGGCAAACCGTTCCTGCACCCAGGACGCCAGGCAGAAATTCTCTATGATGGAACCGTGATTGGTTACATGGGAGAGGTTCACCCAACTGTAGCAGCTTCTTACGGCATCGGAGAAAAGGCTTATGTTGCGGTGCTGGATATTCCGGCGATTCTGGAATATGCAACCTTTGACCGGAAATATGAAGGCATTGCCAAATTCCCGGCAGTCAGCCGTGACATCAGTATGGTTGTGCCAAAAGAAATTCTGGCAGGACAGATTGAACAGATTATTGCCCAGAGAGGCGGCAAGATTCTGGAAAGCTATCAGCTCTTCGATATTTATGAGGGAAGTCAGATTAAGAGTGGATACAAGTCCATTGCTTATTCAGTAACCTTCCGTGCAAAGGACAGAACACTGGAAGACGCAGATGTAAATGCAGCTATGAAAAAAATTCTCAACGGTCTGGAAGGACTGGGAATCGAACTGCGTAAATAA
- a CDS encoding histidine phosphatase family protein — protein MKVYIIRHGETAWNVQKRLQGVSDTELNEKGIQMAKLTAEALKDVPFDCCFTSPLKRAKDTALYILKDRQVPIYEDARIREISFGEWEGRESALLPQEMLNNFFHHTEQYRAPEGGEELTEACERARDFWEEFSAREDLQEKTILVTAHGCIVRALLQNVYKDTSLKNFWHGCVPPNCCVNIVEIKENKAILLAEDVVYYNMF, from the coding sequence ATGAAAGTATATATAATCCGCCATGGAGAAACAGCGTGGAATGTACAGAAAAGGTTGCAGGGAGTGTCGGATACAGAATTAAATGAAAAAGGAATCCAAATGGCAAAGCTTACGGCAGAGGCTTTAAAAGATGTCCCTTTTGACTGTTGCTTTACCAGTCCCTTAAAACGGGCAAAGGACACGGCTCTTTACATTTTGAAAGACCGTCAGGTGCCGATTTATGAGGACGCAAGAATTCGTGAAATCTCTTTTGGAGAGTGGGAGGGCAGAGAATCTGCTCTTCTGCCTCAGGAGATGCTGAACAATTTCTTTCACCATACAGAGCAGTATCGCGCGCCAGAAGGAGGAGAGGAATTAACAGAAGCCTGTGAACGGGCAAGAGATTTCTGGGAAGAGTTTTCCGCCAGAGAGGATTTGCAGGAGAAAACTATTTTAGTCACAGCCCATGGCTGTATAGTTCGGGCGCTTTTGCAGAATGTATACAAAGATACCAGTCTGAAAAACTTCTGGCATGGCTGTGTACCTCCCAATTGCTGTGTGAATATCGTAGAGATAAAAGAAAACAAGGCTATACTTCTAGCTGAAGATGTGGTATATTATAATATGTTTTAA
- the queA gene encoding tRNA preQ1(34) S-adenosylmethionine ribosyltransferase-isomerase QueA, with product MRTADFYYDLPEELIAQDPLLDRSSSRLMHLDKKTGKTEHTDFKHILKYLKPGDCLVINDTRVIPARLYGRKVGTDAGIEILLLKRKENNVWETLVKPGKKAKPGTKISFGDGLLIGEVLDIVEEGNRLIQFSYEGIFEEILDKLGEMPLPPYITHKLQDKERYQTVYAKNEGSAAAPTAGLHFTKELLGQIRDMGVNIAHVTLHVGLGTFRPVKVDDVEKHHMHSEFYVVEEDQAKLINDTKKNGGRVISVGTTSCRTLESATDENGILQAKSGWTEIFIYPGYQFKMIDALITNFHLPESTLLMLVSALAGKEHIMAAYEEAVKEKYRFFSFGDAMMIE from the coding sequence ATGAGAACAGCAGATTTTTACTATGATTTACCGGAAGAACTGATTGCACAGGACCCTCTTTTGGACAGGTCTTCTTCCAGATTAATGCATTTGGATAAAAAAACAGGAAAGACAGAGCATACAGATTTTAAGCATATTTTGAAATACTTAAAACCAGGAGATTGTCTGGTTATTAACGACACCAGGGTAATTCCTGCCCGTCTTTACGGACGCAAGGTGGGGACAGATGCTGGAATTGAGATTCTTTTACTGAAAAGAAAAGAAAATAATGTCTGGGAAACTCTGGTAAAGCCCGGAAAAAAAGCAAAACCGGGGACCAAAATCAGCTTCGGAGATGGACTTCTGATAGGGGAGGTTCTGGATATTGTAGAAGAAGGGAACCGTTTGATTCAGTTTTCTTATGAGGGCATTTTTGAAGAAATTTTAGATAAGCTGGGCGAAATGCCCCTGCCTCCTTACATTACCCATAAACTTCAGGACAAGGAACGCTATCAGACTGTGTATGCCAAAAACGAAGGGAGTGCAGCAGCGCCTACAGCGGGTCTGCATTTTACAAAGGAGTTGTTGGGGCAGATCCGGGATATGGGTGTAAATATTGCACATGTAACCCTTCACGTGGGTCTTGGAACCTTCCGTCCAGTGAAGGTTGATGATGTGGAGAAGCACCATATGCATTCGGAATTTTATGTGGTAGAGGAAGACCAGGCAAAGCTTATTAATGATACAAAGAAAAACGGCGGAAGAGTGATTTCAGTGGGAACTACAAGCTGCCGGACTTTAGAATCAGCAACAGATGAAAACGGTATACTCCAGGCAAAGAGCGGCTGGACAGAAATTTTCATTTATCCGGGATATCAGTTTAAGATGATTGACGCATTGATTACAAATTTCCATTTGCCGGAATCTACCTTGCTGATGCTGGTTTCAGCCTTGGCAGGGAAAGAGCATATTATGGCAGCATATGAGGAAGCAGTGAAGGAAAAATATCGCTTTTTCAGCTTTGGCGATGCCATGATGATAGAATAA
- a CDS encoding DUF4368 domain-containing protein: protein MKMTATYEAEQNQLKERIAELEAIITAAKEKSANVDSFLEIVHTYTDIQELNAEIIRTFIEKVYVYQSEKLWSRNTKKLKIVFNFIGELEIPSNVKTA, encoded by the coding sequence ATGAAAATGACAGCTACATATGAAGCTGAACAGAATCAATTAAAAGAACGTATAGCAGAACTTGAAGCGATTATTACTGCCGCCAAAGAAAAATCAGCGAATGTTGATAGTTTTCTTGAAATCGTACATACCTACACTGATATTCAGGAGCTAAATGCAGAAATCATCAGAACCTTTATTGAAAAGGTATATGTGTATCAATCAGAAAAGTTATGGTCACGCAATACTAAGAAACTAAAAATCGTATTCAATTTTATTGGAGAATTAGAAATCCCATCTAACGTAAAAACGGCATAG
- a CDS encoding recombinase family protein: MNLENIPTYLKEHGSWCNWKYEKRKSSMTKVPYNPKTGNYASVKNPNTFIDFNTAVVVMDNYDGIGIRVDGKIIAIDLDHCIEKGKVKSWASEIVSRFRSTYIEKSPSGTGLRIILFVADGYTYDKNTYYIKKGNVEVYVSGATNRFVTITGDAYFKNEITEDMDALKWLLEKYMKRKSPKNSIKQTEERTVSSILSRREYLGHTVNFKTRTKSFKSKKKIKNDPSQWQIFENTHEAIISQDTFDTVQRIRDGRRRPTPLGEMPILSGMVYCADCGSKLYQVRCKGCPHEKEYMVCSKYRKKGKETCTSHQIRNVEIEAALLYTIQQVTAKVKSAMTVL; this comes from the coding sequence ATGAATTTAGAAAACATACCCACATATCTAAAAGAACATGGTTCTTGGTGTAACTGGAAATATGAGAAAAGAAAATCCAGTATGACCAAAGTCCCATACAACCCTAAAACCGGTAATTATGCATCGGTTAAAAATCCAAATACCTTCATAGATTTTAATACTGCTGTGGTTGTAATGGATAACTACGATGGAATCGGCATTCGTGTAGATGGAAAGATTATCGCTATTGACTTAGATCACTGTATTGAAAAAGGAAAAGTTAAATCGTGGGCATCGGAAATCGTATCTCGTTTTAGAAGTACATATATAGAAAAAAGTCCCAGTGGTACAGGACTTCGAATCATTCTTTTTGTGGCTGACGGATACACCTATGACAAGAATACCTATTACATCAAAAAAGGCAATGTTGAAGTCTATGTGTCCGGTGCTACTAATCGTTTTGTAACTATTACAGGTGATGCATATTTCAAAAACGAAATCACAGAGGATATGGATGCTCTAAAGTGGCTTTTAGAAAAATATATGAAACGAAAGAGTCCCAAGAACTCCATCAAACAAACAGAAGAAAGAACAGTTTCATCTATCCTATCCAGAAGAGAATATCTTGGACACACTGTGAATTTCAAAACTAGGACAAAGTCATTTAAATCAAAGAAAAAAATTAAAAATGATCCTTCACAGTGGCAGATATTCGAAAATACACATGAGGCAATTATAAGTCAAGACACTTTTGATACAGTACAGCGTATTCGTGATGGTAGACGAAGACCTACGCCGTTAGGTGAAATGCCTATATTATCCGGAATGGTATATTGTGCAGATTGTGGTTCTAAATTGTATCAGGTCAGATGTAAAGGTTGTCCACACGAAAAGGAATACATGGTGTGTTCAAAGTATCGTAAAAAAGGGAAAGAGACTTGTACCTCTCATCAAATTAGGAATGTAGAAATTGAAGCTGCACTGCTTTATACCATCCAACAAGTTACTGCAAAGGTAAAATCAGCGATGACCGTTTTATGA
- a CDS encoding helix-turn-helix domain-containing protein, which yields MGFPEEIKKLRQRCFLTQSEFAKEVQVAFSTVNRWEGGRAKPNLTAMKNIKEFCLRNDIEYQDLEEAWLDYTVEVK from the coding sequence ATGGGATTCCCAGAAGAAATAAAGAAACTAAGACAACGATGTTTCCTGACACAAAGTGAATTTGCTAAAGAAGTTCAGGTGGCATTTTCTACTGTAAATAGATGGGAAGGCGGTAGAGCTAAACCGAATCTTACTGCAATGAAGAATATAAAAGAGTTTTGTCTTAGAAATGATATTGAATATCAAGATTTAGAAGAAGCATGGCTTGACTACACAGTGGAGGTTAAATAA
- a CDS encoding site-specific DNA-methyltransferase: MKCIYIDPPYNTGSDGFVYNDNFNFTTEELAIKLSIDEE; encoded by the coding sequence GTGAAGTGTATTTACATTGATCCGCCATATAATACAGGTTCTGACGGATTTGTATATAATGACAATTTCAATTTTACAACAGAAGAACTGGCAATAAAACTAAGTATTGATGAAGAATAA